Proteins found in one Kangiella sediminilitoris genomic segment:
- a CDS encoding formimidoylglutamate deiminase, giving the protein MTSIHPQQIFAKTALLSDGWQENVLFEHDSNGLITKIKPQTKKPENFSGKCIEGAVIPGMVNNHSHAFQWAMAGLGEASGETKDSFWTWRKAMYGFVEKIDPDDLKNIASALYMQMLKSGYTSVGEFHYLHHDRTGQSYDNPAEMSLQIFEAAKDSGIDVTLLPVFYRYSGFGPQAPNEGQKRFIHSQEAYGRLLEHVHLLASEYNQSYGIAPHSLRAVTLDDIKFATQALRSQSKTAPVHIHIAEQTKEVNDCVAHYGERPVEWLYNHLSPDNRWCLVHATHMTDSEIATVAQSNAVISICTTTEANLGDGFFPMMDYKAQNGRWSVGSDSHISVSSTEELRWLEYQQRLRQLSRTVLVEGAHSSTGEWLWTQAAEGGAQSLQQPVGRIEVGAKANFVELNSDSLVFVGKNRSQLLDAFIFNQADNNAIASVWVGGTKVVENGEHHSEQAITQAFKQSMTELQRA; this is encoded by the coding sequence ATGACAAGTATCCACCCTCAGCAGATTTTTGCAAAGACAGCGCTGCTTTCCGATGGCTGGCAGGAGAACGTGTTATTTGAACATGATTCTAATGGGCTTATCACAAAAATTAAACCTCAAACGAAAAAACCTGAAAATTTTAGTGGTAAATGTATTGAGGGAGCAGTTATCCCAGGGATGGTGAACAACCATTCTCATGCTTTCCAGTGGGCTATGGCCGGCCTGGGTGAGGCCAGTGGTGAAACTAAGGATAGCTTCTGGACGTGGCGCAAGGCTATGTATGGTTTTGTTGAGAAGATTGATCCAGATGACCTTAAAAACATTGCTAGCGCACTTTATATGCAAATGCTTAAGTCTGGATATACCTCAGTTGGTGAGTTTCATTATTTACACCATGACAGGACAGGACAGAGTTATGACAATCCAGCTGAAATGTCTTTACAGATATTTGAAGCTGCCAAAGACAGTGGTATTGACGTCACTCTGTTACCGGTATTTTACCGATACAGTGGCTTTGGACCTCAGGCGCCAAACGAGGGGCAAAAGCGCTTTATCCACTCTCAGGAGGCCTATGGGCGCTTGTTGGAGCATGTTCATTTACTGGCTTCAGAATATAACCAAAGCTATGGCATCGCTCCGCATTCCTTAAGGGCTGTTACACTGGACGATATTAAGTTTGCAACTCAAGCGCTTCGTTCTCAGTCAAAAACCGCACCAGTTCATATTCATATCGCAGAGCAAACCAAGGAAGTTAATGACTGTGTTGCGCATTATGGTGAGCGACCAGTGGAGTGGTTATACAATCATTTATCTCCAGATAACAGGTGGTGTCTGGTTCATGCCACTCATATGACTGACAGTGAAATTGCTACGGTGGCACAATCAAATGCTGTGATTTCGATCTGTACAACCACAGAAGCAAATTTAGGGGATGGCTTTTTCCCCATGATGGATTATAAAGCTCAAAATGGACGCTGGTCGGTGGGTAGTGATAGTCATATTTCAGTTAGTTCAACAGAAGAGCTTCGTTGGTTAGAGTATCAGCAACGTTTACGTCAGCTTTCTAGAACTGTTTTGGTCGAGGGTGCTCACTCTTCAACCGGTGAATGGCTGTGGACACAGGCAGCAGAAGGAGGAGCTCAAAGCTTACAGCAACCTGTAGGTAGAATTGAAGTAGGAGCTAAGGCAAACTTTGTTGAGTTAAATTCTGACTCTCTGGTTTTTGTGGGAAAAAATAGAAGCCAACTTTTGGATGCTTTTATTTTTAATCAGGCTGATAACAATGCCATTGCCTCTGTCTGGGTGGGAGGAACAAAAGTTGTAGAGAATGGTGAGCACCATTCTGAACAAGCCATTACTCAAGCTTTCAAACAAAGTATGACAGAGCTACAGAGAGCTTAG
- the hutI gene encoding imidazolonepropionase has product MSQSETKPFDYIIHNVNIATVSEKYSDENNSYGIIEDGCIGVNGGIIGYLGAYDEELEADEYIDAEGQWLTPGLIDCHTHIVYGGNRANEFEMRLNGADYEEIAKAGGGILSTVKATREATEADLFRSAAKRLKSFMKEGVTTIEIKSGYGLDTDNEIKMLKVAKMLQQKFPVRVSSTFLGAHALPPEYRDSPDEYINLVCNEMMPKIAELGLAESVDAFCENIGFSYEQTEKIFNAAQEHGLSVKLHAEQLSDQSGAGLAADYKALSADHLEYLSEESIQKMAKSGTVAVLLPGAFYFLRETKLPPIEELRVAGVPIAIASDSNPGTSPAQSLLLMLNMACTLFRLTPLEALQGVTINAAKALKLDQQIGSLEIGKKAELALWDIDHPNQLSYQLGGSPLSKIFK; this is encoded by the coding sequence ATGAGCCAGAGCGAAACAAAACCTTTTGATTACATTATTCACAACGTTAATATTGCCACCGTCTCGGAAAAGTACTCAGACGAGAATAACAGTTACGGAATTATTGAGGACGGCTGCATTGGCGTCAACGGCGGTATTATCGGCTATCTTGGGGCTTATGATGAGGAACTTGAAGCAGATGAATATATTGATGCAGAAGGCCAGTGGCTTACACCCGGTCTGATAGACTGCCACACTCATATCGTCTACGGAGGCAATAGAGCTAATGAGTTTGAAATGCGTCTGAATGGGGCTGATTATGAAGAAATTGCCAAGGCTGGGGGTGGCATCCTGTCAACGGTAAAAGCCACACGCGAGGCTACAGAAGCAGATTTATTTCGGAGCGCTGCTAAAAGACTAAAAAGCTTTATGAAAGAAGGTGTTACCACTATTGAAATAAAGTCAGGCTATGGTCTTGATACTGACAATGAAATTAAGATGCTAAAAGTAGCAAAAATGCTACAGCAGAAATTCCCGGTGCGTGTTAGCTCCACCTTTCTTGGCGCCCACGCCCTACCCCCAGAGTATAGAGACAGTCCTGATGAATACATTAACCTGGTTTGTAATGAAATGATGCCTAAGATTGCAGAGCTTGGTCTGGCGGAATCTGTCGATGCCTTCTGCGAAAATATAGGATTCAGTTATGAGCAGACAGAAAAGATTTTTAATGCAGCTCAGGAACATGGTTTATCGGTAAAACTGCATGCGGAACAGTTGTCTGATCAATCGGGTGCGGGTCTTGCTGCTGACTACAAAGCACTCTCAGCAGACCATCTTGAATACTTATCCGAAGAATCGATCCAAAAAATGGCTAAAAGCGGTACTGTCGCTGTTTTATTACCTGGAGCTTTCTACTTTTTACGTGAAACAAAACTGCCACCAATAGAAGAACTACGGGTAGCTGGCGTTCCTATTGCCATTGCTTCTGATAGCAACCCGGGAACGTCTCCTGCTCAGTCATTGCTATTGATGTTGAATATGGCCTGTACCTTATTCCGCTTAACGCCACTGGAAGCTCTTCAGGGCGTGACCATTAATGCAGCTAAGGCCTTGAAACTGGATCAGCAGATCGGCTCACTCGAAATTGGAAAAAAAGCGGAACTGGCACTCTGGGATATTGATCATCCCAACCAGCTGAGCTACCAGCTGGGGGGAAGCCCACTAAGCAAAATATTCAAATAA
- the azu gene encoding azurin has protein sequence MHKLLMTVFLSLLAMPLFAKDITINANDQLKFDVSEIKVKAGEEIKLTLNHTGKMGKNVMGHNVVVLAAGTDVKAFAQEAQKAKDSEYIPAGTDAVIANTKLLGGGESDTISFTIDEAGTYEYICTFPGHYFMMKGTIIVE, from the coding sequence ATGCATAAGTTGTTAATGACCGTTTTTCTTTCTTTACTAGCGATGCCTTTGTTTGCAAAAGATATCACTATCAACGCTAATGATCAGTTGAAGTTTGATGTTAGCGAAATCAAGGTAAAGGCCGGTGAGGAGATAAAACTTACACTCAATCATACTGGCAAGATGGGTAAAAACGTCATGGGTCACAACGTGGTGGTATTAGCCGCAGGCACAGACGTTAAAGCTTTTGCACAAGAGGCTCAAAAGGCTAAAGATTCTGAGTATATCCCTGCAGGTACAGACGCTGTCATTGCTAACACCAAATTATTGGGTGGTGGCGAGAGTGATACTATCTCTTTTACTATCGATGAAGCCGGTACTTACGAGTATATTTGTACTTTCCCGGGTCATTACTTCATGATGAAAGGAACAATTATCGTTGAGTAA
- a CDS encoding YceI family protein: MLVKIKYSLALMLTFLAFASGAKEYSKVTGDSYIQFSGVQNKKTAFTGHFKEFMVTTNFDASNISNTQIYVEINLDSVESGSSKRDSMLKKENWFDVENTPRSYFKSDTVEAISDNIYQVSGELKIKGISNRYSFKIKIRELVDLLRLEGKLTINRLDFDLGLGSWKNPDWVRHEVEVEFDVALKP, translated from the coding sequence ATGTTGGTAAAGATTAAATATAGTCTGGCTTTAATGCTTACTTTTTTAGCATTTGCTTCAGGAGCTAAGGAGTATTCCAAAGTAACCGGTGACAGCTATATACAGTTTAGTGGTGTTCAGAATAAGAAAACCGCCTTTACTGGTCATTTTAAAGAGTTCATGGTCACTACCAATTTTGATGCTTCCAATATCAGTAACACCCAAATTTACGTTGAAATTAATTTGGATTCAGTAGAGAGCGGTAGCTCAAAGCGTGACTCAATGCTCAAAAAGGAAAACTGGTTTGATGTTGAGAATACTCCTAGAAGTTACTTTAAGTCGGACACAGTAGAAGCCATTTCCGACAATATATATCAAGTTTCAGGAGAGTTAAAAATTAAAGGAATTTCAAATCGTTACAGCTTTAAAATAAAAATTCGTGAACTAGTCGACTTGTTGCGCTTAGAAGGCAAACTTACAATTAACCGGCTTGATTTTGACCTAGGGCTGGGTTCTTGGAAGAACCCTGACTGGGTAAGACATGAAGTCGAAGTAGAATTTGATGTAGCTTTGAAACCTTAA
- the hutU gene encoding urocanate hydratase, producing MSNNSFDKKRFDASREIRAPHGTELNAKSWLTEAPLRMLMNNLDPDVAEHPQGLVVYGGIGRAARNWECYDKIVESLKNLNDDETLLVQSGKPVGVFKTHADAPRVLIANSNLVPHWANWEHFNELDRKGLMMYGQMTAGSWIYIGSQGIVQGTYETFVEAGRQHFDGDTKGKWILTGGLGGMGGAQPLAATMAGYCMIAVECDETRIDFRMRTGYVDKKAKSVDEALSMLQEALDNGEAISIGLLGNAADIFPELQQRGVKPDLVTDQTSAHDPVNGYLPQGWTVEEWREKAQSNPEEVSKAAKKSMAVQVKAMVEFAHSGVPTVDYGNNIRQMALEEGVENAFDFPGFVPAYIRPLFCRGIGPFRWAALSGDPEDIYKTDQKVKEIIADDPHLHNWLDMAKERIQFQGLPSRICWVGLGLRHKLGLAFNEMVKNGELKAPVVIGRDHLDSGSVASPNRETEGMKDGSDAVSDWPLLNAMLNVAGGATWVSLHHGGGVGMGFSQHSGVVICCDGTDEAAERINRVLFNDPATGVMRHADAGYEAAIECAKENNLNLPMVK from the coding sequence ATGTCGAACAACTCTTTTGACAAGAAGCGTTTTGATGCAAGTCGTGAAATTCGTGCCCCGCATGGCACAGAACTAAATGCAAAGTCATGGTTAACAGAAGCTCCGCTACGCATGCTGATGAACAACCTGGATCCGGATGTCGCTGAACATCCTCAAGGCTTAGTTGTATATGGCGGTATTGGCCGCGCGGCTCGTAACTGGGAATGCTACGACAAGATTGTAGAAAGCTTAAAAAACCTTAATGACGATGAGACATTATTGGTCCAGTCTGGAAAACCTGTCGGAGTATTTAAAACTCATGCCGATGCACCACGGGTTTTAATTGCTAATTCGAATTTGGTGCCACACTGGGCTAACTGGGAACACTTTAACGAGCTCGACCGTAAGGGGCTGATGATGTATGGCCAGATGACCGCTGGCTCATGGATTTACATTGGTAGCCAAGGGATCGTACAGGGTACTTACGAGACTTTTGTAGAAGCTGGTCGACAACACTTTGATGGTGATACGAAAGGTAAATGGATTTTAACCGGCGGTTTAGGCGGAATGGGAGGCGCACAGCCTTTAGCTGCTACCATGGCAGGCTACTGCATGATTGCGGTCGAGTGTGATGAAACCCGTATCGATTTCCGTATGAGAACAGGTTACGTAGACAAGAAAGCTAAAAGCGTCGATGAAGCATTATCAATGCTTCAGGAAGCATTGGATAATGGCGAAGCTATCTCTATCGGACTGCTTGGCAATGCAGCAGATATATTCCCTGAGTTACAGCAGCGAGGGGTTAAGCCAGATCTCGTCACTGACCAGACTTCTGCACACGATCCTGTTAACGGTTATTTACCCCAGGGTTGGACAGTTGAAGAGTGGCGAGAAAAAGCCCAGTCCAATCCAGAAGAAGTTTCTAAAGCGGCGAAGAAGTCTATGGCAGTTCAGGTTAAGGCTATGGTTGAGTTTGCCCACTCTGGTGTACCCACCGTTGACTATGGTAACAATATCCGCCAGATGGCCTTGGAAGAAGGTGTCGAAAATGCCTTTGACTTCCCTGGCTTTGTACCTGCCTATATCCGCCCTCTTTTCTGTCGTGGGATTGGTCCTTTCCGCTGGGCAGCCCTTTCAGGTGACCCGGAAGATATCTATAAAACGGACCAAAAAGTTAAAGAAATTATCGCTGACGACCCACATCTTCATAACTGGCTGGATATGGCCAAAGAGAGAATCCAGTTCCAGGGGCTGCCTTCACGAATCTGCTGGGTTGGTCTAGGGCTTCGTCATAAACTGGGTTTAGCATTTAACGAAATGGTAAAAAACGGAGAATTAAAGGCACCAGTTGTTATTGGCCGAGATCACTTAGACTCAGGCTCCGTCGCTAGCCCTAATCGCGAAACTGAAGGCATGAAAGATGGTTCTGACGCAGTGTCTGACTGGCCATTACTAAACGCTATGCTGAATGTGGCTGGTGGAGCAACCTGGGTATCACTGCATCATGGTGGCGGTGTTGGAATGGGCTTCTCTCAACACTCAGGCGTTGTCATTTGTTGTGACGGAACTGATGAAGCTGCAGAACGAATTAATCGAGTACTCTTCAATGATCCGGCAACCGGTGTAATGCGTCACGCAGACGCTGGTTATGAAGCGGCCATTGAGTGCGCAAAAGAGAATAACTTAAACCTACCAATGGTTAAGTAA
- the hutC gene encoding histidine utilization repressor has translation MSDIDTRLYMVVKNFIKEGIEKTSWAEHKRVPSENQLVETCGVSRMTARRALDELTEEGVLYRVQGRGTFVAPKKLHSPMLEIRNIADEVSKRGNTYSNELILLQKEHCPTHLLNRFELEEGEDIYHSIMVHKENDKPIQIEQRYVNPKAAPDYLKQNFNQMTPNVYLSEVAPLTQAEHQIEAKEADPFMRVTLKLQDNEPVLSIDRITWSKDLLVSYCQLFHPASRFKLTGSFTTEHQLTEL, from the coding sequence ATGTCGGATATAGATACTCGCCTTTATATGGTGGTTAAAAATTTTATAAAAGAAGGTATTGAAAAAACCAGCTGGGCTGAGCACAAACGGGTTCCCTCAGAAAACCAGCTCGTTGAAACCTGTGGTGTGAGCCGAATGACCGCCCGACGTGCGCTGGATGAGCTGACTGAAGAAGGTGTGTTATATCGTGTGCAAGGCAGAGGAACCTTTGTCGCACCAAAAAAACTACACTCGCCAATGCTGGAAATCCGCAACATTGCCGATGAGGTCTCGAAGCGAGGAAATACCTACTCCAACGAGCTTATTCTGCTGCAGAAAGAGCACTGTCCTACGCATCTGCTTAATCGCTTCGAGCTAGAGGAAGGGGAAGATATATACCACTCAATCATGGTTCATAAGGAAAATGATAAGCCTATTCAAATTGAGCAACGCTATGTTAATCCCAAAGCTGCGCCAGATTATTTGAAGCAAAACTTTAATCAGATGACACCCAATGTATATTTATCGGAAGTTGCCCCACTGACTCAGGCTGAACATCAGATTGAGGCAAAAGAAGCCGACCCATTCATGCGCGTCACATTAAAACTTCAAGATAACGAGCCCGTACTTTCAATTGACCGTATCACCTGGTCGAAAGATTTATTAGTCAGTTATTGTCAGTTATTTCATCCTGCCAGTCGTTTTAAGTTAACTGGTAGCTTTACAACCGAACACCAATTGACCGAGCTATAA
- the hutH gene encoding histidine ammonia-lyase, with protein sequence MTTYTLTPGELTLADCRAVYSKPCQIELNPDFYPVIDRAAQTVADVVENNQTVYGINTGFGLLASTRIPREKLELLQESLVLSHAAGIGELLPDNVVRLLMVLKLSSLSQGHSGVRRETVDALIQLVNHEVYPCIPEKGSVGASGDLAPLAHMSCTLIGVGEVRHKDKILSAEEGLKIAGLKPLTLAAKEGLALLNGTQCSTALALAGLFGAENNFAAATVAGALTVDAVLGSVAPFDARIHQVRGHDGQKKVALSLLNLIKGSEINKSHEDCEKVQDPYSLRCQPQVMGAALDHMRFAASVLLTETNAVSDNPLVFPEDGDIISGGNFHAEPVAMSSDLLAVVIAEVGAIVERRIALMLDKHLSGLPAFLVEDSGVNSGFMIAQVTAAALASENKTLAHPASVDSLPTSANQEDHVSMATFAARRLRDMNFNTAGVIAVELLSAAQGIDFRAPLKTSETLLKAYSAIRKEVPYYEKDRHFGPDIEAIRELIDSGFFNQFAHELELPSL encoded by the coding sequence ATGACAACTTATACTCTAACTCCCGGTGAACTGACACTTGCAGACTGTCGAGCAGTTTACTCCAAGCCTTGTCAGATAGAGCTGAATCCAGACTTTTATCCTGTTATCGATCGTGCGGCCCAAACGGTAGCCGACGTGGTTGAAAACAACCAGACGGTTTATGGTATTAATACTGGGTTCGGTCTTTTAGCATCGACCAGAATCCCACGAGAAAAACTTGAGCTTTTACAGGAAAGTCTGGTGTTATCACATGCTGCAGGTATTGGTGAGCTGCTGCCGGACAATGTCGTACGATTGTTGATGGTTTTAAAATTATCCAGTTTGTCACAAGGACACTCTGGGGTGCGTCGTGAAACAGTTGACGCTTTAATACAGCTGGTAAACCATGAGGTTTATCCCTGTATACCAGAAAAAGGTTCTGTTGGTGCTTCTGGTGATTTGGCACCACTGGCTCACATGAGCTGTACCCTAATTGGTGTTGGTGAAGTACGCCACAAGGACAAAATCTTAAGCGCTGAAGAAGGCTTAAAAATAGCAGGATTAAAGCCACTGACCCTGGCTGCAAAAGAAGGGTTGGCACTATTGAACGGCACACAATGCTCTACTGCGTTGGCTTTAGCTGGCTTATTTGGTGCTGAAAATAACTTTGCTGCAGCAACTGTCGCCGGGGCACTGACTGTTGATGCAGTGCTAGGCTCTGTTGCTCCGTTTGACGCACGCATTCACCAGGTTCGTGGCCATGACGGACAGAAAAAGGTAGCGCTGTCACTGCTTAATCTGATTAAAGGCAGCGAGATCAACAAGTCTCACGAAGACTGCGAAAAAGTACAGGACCCCTACTCTCTTCGTTGTCAGCCTCAAGTCATGGGAGCCGCACTTGATCATATGCGTTTTGCGGCGTCAGTTTTATTAACCGAAACAAATGCTGTCTCGGATAACCCTCTTGTTTTCCCGGAAGACGGTGACATTATTTCTGGTGGTAACTTCCACGCTGAACCAGTGGCTATGTCTTCAGATCTATTGGCCGTGGTTATCGCAGAGGTGGGTGCGATCGTTGAACGCCGAATAGCGCTGATGCTGGACAAACATCTAAGTGGCTTACCGGCATTCCTGGTTGAAGATAGTGGTGTCAACTCAGGCTTTATGATTGCTCAGGTCACAGCAGCAGCCTTGGCCTCAGAAAATAAAACTCTCGCTCATCCAGCTTCGGTAGACAGCCTTCCAACTTCAGCAAACCAGGAAGACCATGTATCAATGGCTACTTTTGCTGCTCGTCGCCTGCGCGATATGAACTTTAATACCGCCGGCGTCATTGCTGTTGAATTATTAAGTGCAGCCCAGGGTATTGATTTTAGAGCCCCTTTAAAAACCTCTGAAACATTACTAAAGGCATACTCAGCAATTCGTAAGGAGGTTCCTTACTACGAGAAAGACCGTCATTTTGGTCCTGATATTGAAGCGATACGTGAACTGATTGATAGTGGGTTCTTTAATCAATTTGCGCACGAGTTAGAGTTGCCAAGTCTGTAA
- the hutG gene encoding N-formylglutamate deformylase yields MGIESLIDKFQKQQLQANEFNHLAHLKVAWHYICSYQLNLAKEKFHRDLVQLTKALGAEDKYHRSLTDFFLDYLLHVKWYLHTESWAEVESACPLLISDAKTLVGYYYSDEVIQSTTAKESFIEADIMPLDRASLKFDVTDLPVFDVAEKSSPIIVSMPHHGQFVPHDVLRQMTASALDSADTDWYLVRLYDFLDELGVSRINANYSRYLIDLNRDSGGEVLYKGADNTELCPTSTFDLEPLYDDGKEPHADEIQRRIDLYWKPYHQKLQQLVDEKKAQFGYCLLFEAHTIQSHVPRFFDGQLPDFNFGTNEGETVNQDIKSLLKSFETESYSKVINGRFKGGYITRNYANPDNGVFTLQLELSQATYLDQKHRLYDSVKADKVAHVIRQLLVALKEVLDK; encoded by the coding sequence ATGGGCATAGAGTCATTAATTGATAAGTTTCAAAAACAGCAACTGCAAGCGAACGAATTCAATCACTTAGCACATTTGAAGGTAGCATGGCATTATATTTGCAGTTACCAGCTGAACCTGGCAAAGGAAAAGTTTCACCGTGATCTAGTTCAATTAACTAAAGCTCTGGGTGCTGAAGATAAATATCACAGAAGTCTGACAGACTTTTTCCTTGACTATCTTTTGCATGTTAAATGGTACTTGCATACAGAGTCCTGGGCTGAGGTAGAGAGCGCTTGTCCATTATTGATTTCAGATGCAAAGACTTTAGTTGGTTATTATTACAGCGACGAAGTTATACAGTCGACAACAGCAAAAGAAAGCTTCATTGAGGCTGATATTATGCCGCTAGACAGAGCTAGCCTAAAGTTTGATGTGACTGATCTTCCTGTATTCGATGTTGCCGAGAAGAGTTCGCCAATCATTGTTTCGATGCCGCATCACGGGCAGTTTGTCCCTCATGATGTTTTGAGACAAATGACTGCATCTGCGTTGGACAGCGCAGATACGGACTGGTATCTGGTGCGACTGTATGATTTTCTGGACGAGCTGGGAGTCAGTCGAATCAACGCAAATTATTCGCGCTACCTTATAGATCTTAACCGTGATAGCGGTGGTGAGGTTTTATATAAAGGGGCAGATAATACAGAGCTTTGTCCCACGTCTACTTTTGACCTTGAGCCTCTATATGACGATGGGAAGGAGCCTCATGCGGACGAAATACAGCGTAGAATAGATCTTTATTGGAAGCCGTATCATCAGAAGCTGCAGCAGCTAGTGGATGAAAAGAAAGCCCAATTTGGCTACTGTTTGCTATTTGAAGCTCATACCATTCAGTCACATGTTCCTAGGTTTTTCGATGGCCAGTTACCGGACTTTAATTTTGGTACAAACGAAGGCGAGACAGTTAATCAGGACATAAAATCCTTGCTGAAATCTTTTGAAACGGAAAGTTATAGCAAAGTCATTAATGGTCGCTTCAAAGGTGGTTATATAACTCGAAACTATGCCAACCCTGATAACGGAGTTTTTACGCTTCAACTGGAGCTATCTCAAGCAACGTATTTAGATCAAAAGCATCGATTGTATGATTCCGTAAAGGCGGATAAAGTGGCTCATGTCATCCGTCAACTCTTAGTAGCCTTAAAAGAAGTTTTAGATAAATAA
- a CDS encoding DUF4139 domain-containing protein — translation MLYKHSRHSILTLLITSALYGAPAITGAEDAITIYSSAQPGSISPSSYRPVPGRHIGNYNIPGYAVIKSTQQYKLSEGLNRVEVNNVAALIDPTTVSFMSLTDPEAHVVEQNYQFDLVSQQKLLQRYLGRNITVEQELGNDTNIIKGKLVSAMGGLVLEDERGNVYSINSYRNIKFPSLPGGLRTRPTLVWDLKANKGGKHDIELSYQTEGVTWWSDYNIAYSEEDKCQLDLSAWVSIINQSGTSYENAKLKLIAGDVNRAKAPSAIRSSQVMYEKAAMADSTGFEEKSFFEYHLYTLGRPATLPDNSTKQLELFPSVNAINCDKELVFDASNHYGFSGLNTNQNYGQKSEGDVNVYLRFNNSEDNNMGIPLPAGRIRVNQKDSDGSMEFIGEDIIDHTPKDEDVLIKVGNSFDIKGERTQTDYRVNTKSRTMSESFEITLSNHKTENVQVVIREKLYRWSQWEIKSNSHEFSKQDARHIHFNVNVPASGELKVNYTVNYRW, via the coding sequence ATGCTTTATAAACATAGCAGACATAGCATACTAACATTATTAATAACTTCGGCGCTTTATGGAGCTCCTGCCATTACTGGTGCAGAAGATGCTATAACAATATACAGTAGCGCTCAGCCGGGCTCTATATCACCCAGTAGTTACCGTCCAGTTCCCGGACGACATATTGGGAATTATAATATCCCCGGGTATGCCGTCATAAAAAGCACTCAACAATATAAACTGTCAGAAGGTCTGAACCGTGTCGAAGTTAATAATGTTGCCGCTTTAATAGACCCCACCACAGTATCATTCATGTCCTTAACTGATCCTGAAGCTCATGTAGTTGAACAAAATTATCAATTTGATCTTGTAAGCCAACAAAAGCTTTTACAACGTTATTTAGGCAGGAATATTACAGTCGAACAGGAACTGGGGAATGATACGAATATTATTAAGGGCAAGTTAGTCAGCGCCATGGGTGGCCTTGTACTGGAGGATGAACGGGGTAACGTATACAGTATCAATAGTTACAGAAATATTAAATTCCCAAGCCTACCGGGAGGGTTACGTACCAGACCTACACTAGTCTGGGACTTAAAAGCAAACAAGGGCGGAAAGCACGATATTGAGCTTAGCTACCAGACCGAAGGGGTCACCTGGTGGTCTGATTATAATATTGCCTATAGCGAAGAGGACAAGTGCCAGCTAGATCTTTCTGCATGGGTCAGTATCATTAATCAATCAGGCACAAGCTATGAAAATGCAAAGCTTAAGTTAATTGCCGGGGATGTTAATCGCGCAAAAGCTCCTTCTGCAATTAGAAGCAGTCAAGTCATGTATGAAAAAGCAGCTATGGCTGATAGCACAGGGTTTGAAGAAAAATCCTTCTTTGAGTACCACCTATACACACTGGGGCGCCCAGCGACACTCCCGGATAACTCAACTAAGCAGCTTGAACTATTCCCTTCTGTTAACGCTATAAACTGCGATAAGGAGCTGGTGTTCGATGCCTCAAATCATTATGGCTTTAGCGGGCTGAATACAAATCAGAATTATGGCCAGAAAAGTGAGGGCGATGTTAATGTCTACCTCCGATTTAATAACAGTGAAGACAATAATATGGGCATACCTCTGCCTGCAGGTAGAATCCGAGTTAATCAAAAAGACTCTGATGGCAGCATGGAATTTATAGGCGAGGATATTATCGACCATACCCCAAAAGATGAGGATGTACTTATAAAAGTGGGGAACTCATTTGATATAAAGGGTGAGCGAACGCAAACAGACTACCGAGTTAATACAAAATCAAGGACTATGAGCGAAAGCTTTGAAATTACATTGAGTAATCACAAAACTGAAAATGTGCAGGTAGTCATCCGGGAGAAACTTTATCGTTGGTCACAATGGGAAATTAAAAGCAATTCTCATGAGTTTTCTAAACAGGATGCAAGACACATCCATTTTAATGTTAATGTCCCAGCCAGTGGCGAATTAAAAGTTAACTATACCGTAAATTATCGCTGGTAA